The proteins below come from a single Triticum aestivum cultivar Chinese Spring chromosome 5D, IWGSC CS RefSeq v2.1, whole genome shotgun sequence genomic window:
- the LOC123122507 gene encoding probable flavin-containing monooxygenase 1 isoform X2 gives MDRKRVGIVGAGVSGLAACKHALDKGFSPVVFEADDTIGGVWAHTLQSTRLQAPTTSFRFSDLAWPASVTATYPGHHEVMEYLRSYACEFDLLKCIKFSSQVLGVEYFGATEEEIMEWKHWSGDDGKAFRAGKDGGWSLKVKDLKIGAVEVDFLILCIGRHSGTPNIPEFPVNKGPEFFKGKILHSMDYSYMDNAAEFVKGKSVTIIGSGKSAFDIAAEVAKVNGAAQPCTMIYRTKHWRVDKFSMWGVNLNYFYLNRISQLFVHKPGEGFLHYMLASALSPLRWAITKVIETYLKQRIPLQKHGMVPDYSFSFAMSSCLIAMLPKGFYDRVDDGSIILKNSKRFSFCSDGINLEDGEESIKSDIIILATGFRGDQKLRDIFTANWCRNIVAGSSDTSVPLYRECIHPRIPQLAIVGYSESLTDIYVSERVANWVIHFLAGGFQMPSVRRMEESVAEWTKYKNLYNGKYFRRSCISTVNIWFNDLLCQDIGCNPRRKKGFLAEWFQPYGPADYAGLC, from the exons ATGGACAGGAAGAGGGTGGGCATTGTTGGTGCTGGTGTGAGCGGCCTAGCAGCCTGCAAGCACGCACTCGACAAGGGGTTCAGCCCGGTGGTATTCGAGGCCGATGACACCATCGGTGGAGTGTGGGCGCATACCTTGCAGTCAACAAGGCTTCAGGCGCCGACGACATCGTTCCGGTTCTCGGACTTGGCATGGCCGGCCAGCGTGACGGCGACGTACCCAGGCCACCATGAAGTCATGGAATACCTCAGGTCGTACGCGTGCGAGTTTGACCTCCTCAAGTGTATCAAGTTCAGTAGCCAGGTGCTTGGAGTTGAATACTTTGGTGCAACCGAGGAAGAGATTATGGAGTGGAAGCATTGGTCTGGTGACGACGGGAAGGCGTTCAGAGCTGGGAAAGATGGAGGGTGGAGCCTTAAAGTGAAGGACCTGAAAATTGGTGCAGTTGAG GTGGATTTTCTCATACTGTGCATCGGAAGGCATAGTGGAACCCCAAATATCCCAGAATTTCCAGTGAACAAAGGGCCTGAGTTCTTCAAGGGCAAAATATTGCACTCTATGGACTACTCTtacatggataatgcggctgaatTTGTTAAAGGGAAGAGTGTGACAATAATTGGGTCCGGAAAATCAGCATTTGACATTGCTGCAGAGGTTGCCAAAGTGAATG GTGCAGCTCAGCCGTGCACCATGATATATAGAACAAAACACTGGCGGGTTGACAAATTTAGTATGTGGGGAGTTAACCTTAACTACTTCTATCTTAACCGCATCTCACAACTATTCGTTCATAAACCCGGTGAAGGATTTCTCCACTATATGTTGGCTAGTGCACTCTCTCCCTTG AGATGGGCAATTACAAAAGTAATTGAAACCTACCTCAAGCAAAGGATTCCTTTACAAAAACATGGGATGGTACCTGACTACAGCTTCTCCTTTGCTATGTCTTCTTGCTTGATTGCAATGCTGCCAAAAGGGTTTTATGACAGGGTTGATGATGGCAGCATTATTCTTAAGAACTCAAAGAGGTTCAGCTTCTGCAGTGATGGGATCAACCTGGAGGATGGAGAAGAAAGCATAAAGAGTGATATTATAATTCTAGCAACAGGATTCAGAGGAGACCAGAAGCTTAGGGACATCTTCACAGCAAACTGGTGCAGAAATATAGTGGCAGGATCATCAGATACATCAGTTCCACTATACAG AGAATGCATCCATCCTCGAATCCCTCAGTTGGCAATAGTCGGATATTCTGAGAGCCTTACCGACATATATGTCTCAGAGAGGGTGGCTAATTGGGTAATCCATTTCCTGGCTGGTGGCTTCCAAATGCCAAGTGTAAGACGCATGGAAGAGAGTGTAGCAGAGTGGACAAAGTACAAGAATCTTTACAATGGAAAGTATTTTCGACGATCTTGCATAAGCACAGTGAATATTTGGTTTAATGATTTGTTGTGCCAAGACATCGGATGCAACCCTAGAAGAAAGAAAGGATTCCTTGCTGAATGGTTCCAGCCATATGGACCTGCTGATTATGCAGGCCTTTGCTGA
- the LOC123122508 gene encoding probable flavin-containing monooxygenase 1: protein MDRKRVGIVGAGVSGLAACKHALDKGFSPVVFEADDTIGGVWAHTLQSTRLQAPTTSFRFSDLAWPASVTATYPGHHEVMEYLRSYACEFDLLKCIKFSSQVLGVEYFGATEEEIMAWEHWSGNGTAFGAGKDGRWSITVKSLKIGNVEVFQVDFLILCIGRHSGTPNIPEFPANKGPELFKGKILHSIDYSYMDNVAEFVKGKSVTIIGSGKSAFDIAAEVAKVNGADQPCTMIYRTRHWLVDKSSIWGINLSYFYLNRISQLLVHKPGEGFLHYLLASALSPLRWAITKVIETYFKQRIPLEKHGMVPDYSYSFAMSSCLIALLPEGFYDRVDEGSIILKKSKKFSFCGNGIIMEDGNECIKSDIVILATGFRGDQKLRDIFTANWCRNIVVGSSDTSVPLYRECIHPRIPQLAIVGYSESLTNIYASERMANWVIHFLAGGFQLPSVRCMEENVAEWAKYKDLYNGKYFRRSCISTVNIWFNDLLCQDIGCNPRRKKGFLAEWFQPYGPADYAGIC from the exons ATGGACAGGAAGAGGGTGGGCATTGTTGGTGCTGGTGTGAGCGGCCTAGCAGCCTGCAAGCACGCACTCGACAAGGGGTTCAGCCCGGTGGTATTCGAGGCCGATGACACCATCGGTGGAGTGTGGGCGCATACCTTGCAGTCAACAAGGCTTCAGGCGCCGACGACATCGTTCCGGTTCTCGGACTTGGCATGGCCGGCCAGCGTGACGGCGACGTACCCAGGCCACCATGAAGTCATGGAATACCTCAGGTCGTACGCATGCGAGTTTGACCTCCTCAAGTGTATCAAGTTCAGTAGCCAGGTGCTTGGAGTTGAATACTTTGGTGCAACCGAGGAAGAGATCATGGCGTGGGAGCATTGGTCTGGCAATGGGACAGCATTCGGAGCTGGGAAGGATGGAAGGTGGAGCATCACAGTGAAGAGCCTGAAAATTGGTAATGTTGAG GTTTTTCAAGTGGATTTTCTCATACTGTGCATCGGAAGGCATAGTGGGACGCCAAATATCCCGGAATTTCCAGCTAATAAAGGGCCCGAGTTGTTCAAGGGGAAAATATTGCACTCTATAGACTACTCTTATATGGATAATGTGGCTGAATTTGTTAAAGGGAAGAGTGTGACAATAATTGGGTCCGGAAAATCAGCATTCGACATCGCTGCGGAGGTTGCTAAGGTGAATG GTGCTGATCAGCCATGCACCATGATATATAGAACGAGGCACTGGCTGGTTGATAAATCCAGCATATGGGGAATTAACCTTAGTTACTTCTATCTTAACCGCATTTCGCAACTACTTGTTCATAAACCTGGTGAAGGATTTCTGCACTATTTATTGGCTAGCGCACTCTCTCCCTTG AGATGGGCAATTACAAAAGTAATTGAAACCTACTTCAAGCAAAGGATTCCTCTAGAAAAGCATGGGATGGTACCTGACTACAGCTACTCCTTCGCCATGTCTTCTTGCTTGATTGCATTGCTGCCAGAAGGGTTTTATGACAGGGTTGATGAGGGCAGCATTATTCTTAAGAAATCCAAGAAGTTCAGCTTCTGCGGTAATGGGATTATCATGGAGGATGGAAATGAATGCATAAAGAGTGATATTGTAATTCTAGCAACAGGATTCAGAGGAGACCAGAAGCTTAGGGACATCTTCACGGCAAACTGGTGTAGAAATATAGTGGTTGGATCATCAGATACATCAGTTCCTTTATATAG AGAATGCATCCATCCTCGGATTCCTCAGTTGGCAATAGTCGGATACTCCGAGAGCCTTACAAACATATATGCCTCGGAGAGGATGGCCAATTGGGTAATCCATTTCCTAGCTGGCGGCTTCCAGTTGCCAAGTGTAAGATGCATGGAAGAGAATGTAGCAGAGTGGGCAAAGTACAAGGATCTTTACAATGGAAAGTATTTCCGCAGATCTTGCATAAGCACCGTGAATATTTGGTTTAATGATTTGTTGTGCCAAGACATCGGATGCAACCCTAGAAGGAAGAAAGGATTCCTGGCTGAATGGTTCCAGCCATATGGACCTGCTGATTATGCAGGTATTTGCTGA
- the LOC123122507 gene encoding probable flavin-containing monooxygenase 1 isoform X1 encodes MDRKRVGIVGAGVSGLAACKHALDKGFSPVVFEADDTIGGVWAHTLQSTRLQAPTTSFRFSDLAWPASVTATYPGHHEVMEYLRSYACEFDLLKCIKFSSQVLGVEYFGATEEEIMEWKHWSGDDGKAFRAGKDGGWSLKVKDLKIGAVEVFQVDFLILCIGRHSGTPNIPEFPVNKGPEFFKGKILHSMDYSYMDNAAEFVKGKSVTIIGSGKSAFDIAAEVAKVNGAAQPCTMIYRTKHWRVDKFSMWGVNLNYFYLNRISQLFVHKPGEGFLHYMLASALSPLRWAITKVIETYLKQRIPLQKHGMVPDYSFSFAMSSCLIAMLPKGFYDRVDDGSIILKNSKRFSFCSDGINLEDGEESIKSDIIILATGFRGDQKLRDIFTANWCRNIVAGSSDTSVPLYRECIHPRIPQLAIVGYSESLTDIYVSERVANWVIHFLAGGFQMPSVRRMEESVAEWTKYKNLYNGKYFRRSCISTVNIWFNDLLCQDIGCNPRRKKGFLAEWFQPYGPADYAGLC; translated from the exons ATGGACAGGAAGAGGGTGGGCATTGTTGGTGCTGGTGTGAGCGGCCTAGCAGCCTGCAAGCACGCACTCGACAAGGGGTTCAGCCCGGTGGTATTCGAGGCCGATGACACCATCGGTGGAGTGTGGGCGCATACCTTGCAGTCAACAAGGCTTCAGGCGCCGACGACATCGTTCCGGTTCTCGGACTTGGCATGGCCGGCCAGCGTGACGGCGACGTACCCAGGCCACCATGAAGTCATGGAATACCTCAGGTCGTACGCGTGCGAGTTTGACCTCCTCAAGTGTATCAAGTTCAGTAGCCAGGTGCTTGGAGTTGAATACTTTGGTGCAACCGAGGAAGAGATTATGGAGTGGAAGCATTGGTCTGGTGACGACGGGAAGGCGTTCAGAGCTGGGAAAGATGGAGGGTGGAGCCTTAAAGTGAAGGACCTGAAAATTGGTGCAGTTGAG GTTTTTCAGGTGGATTTTCTCATACTGTGCATCGGAAGGCATAGTGGAACCCCAAATATCCCAGAATTTCCAGTGAACAAAGGGCCTGAGTTCTTCAAGGGCAAAATATTGCACTCTATGGACTACTCTtacatggataatgcggctgaatTTGTTAAAGGGAAGAGTGTGACAATAATTGGGTCCGGAAAATCAGCATTTGACATTGCTGCAGAGGTTGCCAAAGTGAATG GTGCAGCTCAGCCGTGCACCATGATATATAGAACAAAACACTGGCGGGTTGACAAATTTAGTATGTGGGGAGTTAACCTTAACTACTTCTATCTTAACCGCATCTCACAACTATTCGTTCATAAACCCGGTGAAGGATTTCTCCACTATATGTTGGCTAGTGCACTCTCTCCCTTG AGATGGGCAATTACAAAAGTAATTGAAACCTACCTCAAGCAAAGGATTCCTTTACAAAAACATGGGATGGTACCTGACTACAGCTTCTCCTTTGCTATGTCTTCTTGCTTGATTGCAATGCTGCCAAAAGGGTTTTATGACAGGGTTGATGATGGCAGCATTATTCTTAAGAACTCAAAGAGGTTCAGCTTCTGCAGTGATGGGATCAACCTGGAGGATGGAGAAGAAAGCATAAAGAGTGATATTATAATTCTAGCAACAGGATTCAGAGGAGACCAGAAGCTTAGGGACATCTTCACAGCAAACTGGTGCAGAAATATAGTGGCAGGATCATCAGATACATCAGTTCCACTATACAG AGAATGCATCCATCCTCGAATCCCTCAGTTGGCAATAGTCGGATATTCTGAGAGCCTTACCGACATATATGTCTCAGAGAGGGTGGCTAATTGGGTAATCCATTTCCTGGCTGGTGGCTTCCAAATGCCAAGTGTAAGACGCATGGAAGAGAGTGTAGCAGAGTGGACAAAGTACAAGAATCTTTACAATGGAAAGTATTTTCGACGATCTTGCATAAGCACAGTGAATATTTGGTTTAATGATTTGTTGTGCCAAGACATCGGATGCAACCCTAGAAGAAAGAAAGGATTCCTTGCTGAATGGTTCCAGCCATATGGACCTGCTGATTATGCAGGCCTTTGCTGA